The Bacteroidales bacterium region GTCCCCGTACATGAACCAGCACATTTTCACCGCCTCCCACCACTACGATCAGGTCCCTGATCTTGCCGTTCCTTTCCCGGGCGGCAATGAGCACGTCTTCGCCATCCTCATGCACCTCCATTAACAACTGGTAATGATCGGCGGAAAGATTGATCTCTTCGGTGAAATTCACCTCCGGATACAGGTACGATTCTTCAATGGTCAGCACGGTCACCGATCTTAAGGAGCGGAGCAGAACTCTCTCCTCGTAGTCGAGGTCCCCGATGAATCCGGCCAGACGCATGACAAATCCGGGAATCTTCAGGGCCACCACGCTCTCTTCGCCCCTGTACTGGTAGTAAAGCCTGTCAAAACCAGCAGGCTGGGCAAAAAGGCTTAGTCCGCCTGAGATGATCAGTAGGGATAGTATCAGTTTTTTCATTTTGTTCGTCTTTTGGGTTCTGTATCTAAGACGAACAGTCTGCGATCTTGTTACAGCTTTTGTTCTCCCGGATCCTGTTTTTTTTGAAGAGAGGCCAGAGTTCTTTTGATTTTGGTGTACCCGGCTCTCTGAACAGCGGACTCATGAAACAGTTGTCCGAACTCCTCCGGGCTCATCTCCTGCCAGTCATCTCCCGACATGTTCAATAATCTCTGATCCGGTTCAAAAGCAGCTTCCCGGTGTCTGGTCGCTTTTCGGTTCCAGGGACATACATCCTGGCAGATATCACAGCCGAATACCCTCCCCCTGAGCCTGTCTTCGATCTCCGGGGATATCTCTCCCCTGTTTTCGATGGTCTGATACGAAATGCAGCGTTCAGAGTCCAGGGTCCGGTTTGCCAGGATGGCCTGGGTGGGACAGGCCTCGATGCAGAGGGTACAGCTCCCGCAAAAGTCGCTCTCCGGCACCTGGTTATAGTCCAGTTCCAGGTTCAGGATAATCTCCCCGATAAAGACAAAAGAACCGGCAGTACGGGAAATCAGGTTCGAATTTTTTCCAATCCAGCCCAGTCCGGCCCTGAGGGCCCAGGCACGATCCAGTACAGGGGCCGAATCCACAAATACCCTTCCTTCTGCTTCCGGGTGCATGGTTTTGATAAAGGCGAAAAGCATATGCATCTTGTCTTTCAGAACAAAGTGATAGTC contains the following coding sequences:
- a CDS encoding DUF4252 domain-containing protein translates to MKKLILSLLIISGGLSLFAQPAGFDRLYYQYRGEESVVALKIPGFVMRLAGFIGDLDYEERVLLRSLRSVTVLTIEESYLYPEVNFTEEINLSADHYQLLMEVHEDGEDVLIAARERNGKIRDLIVVVGGGENVLVHVRGRMESDLLENLAEVAGVDELHFTTRL
- the queG gene encoding tRNA epoxyqueuosine(34) reductase QueG, with translation MLSAAIQEKALELGFAGCGFSRAEALPGDARRLEAWLQKGCHARMGYMANHLEKRTDPTKLVEGARTVISLLYNYYTDLVQADPDAPVLSKYAYGRDYHFVLKDKMHMLFAFIKTMHPEAEGRVFVDSAPVLDRAWALRAGLGWIGKNSNLISRTAGSFVFIGEIILNLELDYNQVPESDFCGSCTLCIEACPTQAILANRTLDSERCISYQTIENRGEISPEIEDRLRGRVFGCDICQDVCPWNRKATRHREAAFEPDQRLLNMSGDDWQEMSPEEFGQLFHESAVQRAGYTKIKRTLASLQKKQDPGEQKL